The following coding sequences lie in one Sorex araneus isolate mSorAra2 chromosome 4, mSorAra2.pri, whole genome shotgun sequence genomic window:
- the ZC3H12D gene encoding probable ribonuclease ZC3H12D — protein sequence MERSSKMEFFRKLGYGSHDVVRVLDKLGQDALVNDVLQELIQTGSRPRVPEASDVPRLVPRGCGAPACAPLRLGADLDEDRGGPASSLRPIVIDGSNVAMSHGNKEAFSCRGIQLAVDWFRERGHTYIKVFVPSWRRGPPRSDSPIREQHVLEELERQGVLVYTPSRKVNGKRVVCYDDRYIVKVAYEQDGVIVSNDNYRDLQSENPEWKWFIEQRLLMFSFVNDRFMPPDDPLGRRGPTLSNFLSRKPKPPEPSWQHCPYGKKCTYGIKCKFYHPERPQRAQLAVADELRAQTRAWRGAGAEEARPRGAPSLPPGLPPGLPPPRGAPDVAALESRLSRALAFSDDPPPRPGPGCGLDARCPDGALVARSTVPRLCSSSRPSLPLQPGAGGSKVDAAPQRRPPARPWAPSEGADGFPDKAAWTEASCGDGALEVDARAQARAALCRVFPPQQVDRAMALSPALSDVPSLVVLIQRLPRAGPPAGEP from the exons ATGGAACGTTCCAGCAAGATGGAGTTCTTCAGGAAGCTGGGCTATGGCAGCCATGACGTGGTCCGGGTGCTGGACAAGCTGGGCCAGGACGCCCTGGTCAACGACGTCTTGCAGGAGCTGATCCAGACAGGCAGCCGGCCCCGGGTCCCCGAGGCCAGCGACGTGCCCCGCCTGGTGCCCAGAGGCTGCGGGGCCCCGGCCTGCGCCCCCCTCAGGCTGGGGGCCGACCTGGACGAGGACAGAGGAGGCCCTGCCAGCTCCCTGCGACCCATCGTGATTGACGGCAGCAACGTGGCCATGAG CCACGGGAATAAGGAAGCCTTCTCCTGCCGGGGGATCCAGCTGGCCGTGGACTGGTTCAGGGAACGAGGACACACTTACATCAAAGTTTTCGTCCCCTCCTGGAGGAGAGGACCCCCGAGATCTGACAGTCCTATTAGAG agcagCACGTGTTGGAGGAGCTGGAGAGGCAGGGGGTGCTGGTGTACACCCCGTCCCGCAAGGTCAACGGCAAGCGCGTGGTCTGCTACGATGACCGCTACATCGTGAAGGTGGCCTACGAGCAGGACGGGGTCATCGTCTCCAACGACAACTACCGAGACCTGCAGAGCGAGAACCCCGAGTGGAAGTGGTTCATCGAGCAGCGACTGCTCATGTTCTCCTTCGTCAATGACCG GTTCATGCCTCCCGATGACCCCCTGGGCCGCAGGGGCCCCACCTTGAGCAATTTCCTGAGCCGGAAGCCGAAGCCCCCTGAGCCGTCCTGGCAGCACTGCCCCTACG GTAAGAAATGCACCTACGGCATCAAGTGCAAGTTCTACCACCCCGAGAGGCCGCAGCGCGCGCAGCTGGCGGTGGCGGACGAGCTGCGCGCGCAAACGCGGGCCTGGCGGGGTGCGGGCGCCGAGGAGGCGCGGCCCAGGggcgcccccagcctgccccccggCCTACCCCccggcctgcccccaccccggggtgcgCCCGACGTGGCGGCCCTCGAGAGCCGCCTCTCCCGAGCTCTGGCCTTCAGCGACGACCCGCCGCCCCGTCCAGGTCCCGGCTGCGGGCTCGACGCCCGGTGCCCCGACGGCGCGCTAGTTGCGCGCTCCACCGTCCCCCGCCTCTGCAGCAGCTCCCGCCCGTCCCTCCCGCTgcagcccggggctgggggcagcaagGTCGACGCAGCCCCCCAGCGCAGGCCGCCGGCCCGTCCGTGGGCTCCGTCGGAGGGCGCAGATGGATTCCCGGACAAGGCGGCCTGGACCGAAGCGAGCTGCGGGGACGGTGCCCTCGAGGTGGACGCACGCGCCCAGGCGCGCGCTGCGCTCTGCAGAGTCTTCCCGCCGCAGCAGGTGGACCGAGCCATGGCTCTGTCCCCCGCCCTCAGCGACGTCCCCAGCCTTGTCGTCCTCATCCAGCGACTCCCAAGGGCTGGCCCGCCCGCGGGCGAGCCCTGA